The following coding sequences lie in one Benincasa hispida cultivar B227 chromosome 6, ASM972705v1, whole genome shotgun sequence genomic window:
- the LOC120079816 gene encoding UDP-glycosyltransferase 83A1-like, whose amino-acid sequence MSSGHILAIPYPAQGHVIPLLEVSLCLAKHGFEVTFVNTEYNHKRVVSALAETNHTGDGHIHLVSLPDGMKPGEDRNDLGKLTETMLQVMPMKLEELINTINGLGGNEITSVIADENLGWALEVAEKMRIRRVAFWPAAAALLAMLFSIPKLIEEKLIDSEGTILKSEEIKLAASVPTTRTERLVWACIGDKETEKILFQVCLRNNKAVEVADWVICNTAYELEAEIFSLAPRILPIGPLLASNRLENSIGHFWPEDLTCLKWLAQQSPCSVIYVAFGSFTVLDKTQFQELALGLELTGRPFLWVVRPDITEENPNNVFPLGFQERIESRGKIVGWAPQQRVLSHPSIACFVSHCGWNSTLESLSNGIRFLCWPYFADQFLNESYICDIWKVGLKLKKDEHGIITRTEIKEKMEKLLTDEDLKQRIQKLKKTVVENVEEGGRSYNNFNNFINWLKT is encoded by the exons ATGAGCAGTGGGCACATCTTGGCCATACCTTATCCAGCACAAGGCCATGTGATCCCCTTATTGGAAGTCTCTTTGTGCTTAGCCAAACATGGGTTCGAAGTCACGTTTGTGAACACAGAGTACAATCACAAACGTGTAGTGAGTGCTCTAGCAGAAACGAATCATACAGGGGATGGTCATATTCACCTAGTTTCACTCCCTGATGGCATGAAACCTGGGGAGGATAGAAATGACCTTGGTAAATTAACTGAAACAATGTTGCAAGTCATGCCCATGAAGCTAGAAGAGTTGATAAACACTATCAATGGATTGGGTGGCAATGAAATTACCAGTGTTATTGCTGATGAGAATCTTGGCTGGGCTCTAGAAGTTGCTGAGAAGATGAGAATCCGACGAGTCGCCTTCTGGCCAGCAGCTGCTGCATTGTTGGCTATGCTATTTAGCATCCCAAAGCTGATTGAAGAAAAACTAATTGATTCTGAAG GAACCATACTAAAAAGCGAGGAGATCAAATTAGCAGCATCAGTACCCACAACCAGAACGGAAAGATTGGTTTGGGCATGCATTGGCGACAAAGAGACGGAGAAAATTCTATTTCAAGTTTGCTTAAGAAATAACAAAGCAGTAGAAGTGGCAGATTGGGTTATCTGCAATACAGCATATGAGCTTGAGGCAGAAATCTTCAGCTTAGCTCCTCGCATTCTCCCAATCGGCCCACTTTTAGCAAGCAATCGACTCGAAAATTCCATTGGACACTTCTGGCCAGAAGACTTAACTTGCCTGAAATGGCTTGCCCAACAATCTCCATGCTCAGTCATTTACGTTGCATTTGGAAGCTTCACTGTTCTAGACAAAACTCAATTCCAGGAATTAGCCCTAGGGCTCGAGCTTACAGGCAGACCATTTCTCTGGGTGGTGAGGCCAGACATTACTGAAGAAAACCCTAACAATGTCTTCCCGTTAGGGTTTCAAGAGAGGATAGAATCCCGGGGGAAGATTGTGGGTTGGGCTCCTCAACAGAGGGTTCTTAGTCATCCCTCGATCGCTTGCTTTGTGAGCCACTGCGGGTGGAATTCGACCCTTGAAAGCCTCAGCAATGGCATCCGATTTCTGTGTTGGCCATACTTCGCGGACCAGTTTCTTAATGAGAGCTACATTTGTGACATATGGAAGGTGGGgttgaaattgaagaaagaCGAACATGGAATCATTACAAGAACAGAGATtaaagaaaagatggagaaacTCCTCACAGATGAGGATTTGAAACAGAGaattcaaaaattgaagaaaacagTTGTGGAAAATGTGGAAGAAGGCGGTCGATCTTATAATAACTTCAACAATTTCATAAACTGGTTGAAGACATAA
- the LOC120079505 gene encoding UDP-glycosyltransferase 83A1-like — translation MAGGRVAVIPFPAQGHVNPLMHISKGLAKQGIKITMINTDFIHNKLLKAMGENIDQILGPNMELLSVSDGFPLDQTRDNIHMLFVDIMNNLKPQLKNLLSNMSNNGLTCTIVDISMAWILEIAENLGVKAAIFTPFTAAHSVINLRINDLIQNGIINSEGIPLEEKRIELGSSGIPSFFRTHDLPWRCVPFKESQKILFNHLIRVQKGCQYAKWCILIVPHVLEPEVVSLNPKLLTLGPLIATEAGQLWKEDDSCLRWLDRQPVGSVVYMAFGSTTNFSQEQFEEIAMGMELTERPFLWVVRQGTEHQLPEDFKGKNGKIVSWVSQQKVLNHPSIGVFMSHCGWNSVIEGVSSGLPFLCWPYMGDHFLNMKYITEIWRVGIGFESNGIVTRWEIKKKAELIAGDEEIKARSKVLAEQIKKCLEVPHGHSAVNFDRLVRWIKQEDDVAV, via the coding sequence ATGGCGGGTGGACGAGTGGCAGTGATTCCATTTCCAGCACAAGGCCATGTAAACCCTCTAATGCACATATCCAAAGGGTTAGCAAAACAAGGCATCAAAATCACAATGATCAACACAGATTTCATTCACAATAAGCTACTCAAAGCCATGGGTGAAAATATAGACCAAATCCTTGGCCCCAACATGGAGCTCTTGAGTGTTTCAGATGGCTTTCCTCTCGACCAAACCAGAGACAACATACACATGTTGTTCGTTGACATAATGAACAATTTAAAGCCACAATTGAAGAATTTGCTATCCAACATGTCCAACAATGGCCTCACCTGTACCATTGTTGATATCTCAATGGCTTGGATCCTCGAAATCGCTGAGAATTTAGGTGTTAAGGCAGCCATTTTCACTCCTTTTACAGCTGCTCACTCTGTTATAAACCTCAGAATTAACGACCTTATTCAAAATGGGATTATAAACTCAGAAGGGATTCCTTTAGAAGAAAAGCGAATCGAATTGGGTTCGTCGGGAATTCCTTCATTCTTCCGCACTCATGATCTTCCTTGGCGATGTGTTCCATTTAAGGAATCacaaaagattttattcaatcacttaataagagttcaaaaagggTGCCAATATGCAAAATGGTGCATTTTAATAGTGCCTCATGTACTTGAGCCAGAAGTAGTTTCACTCAACCCAAAGCTTTTAACACTCGGTCCACTCATCGCGACGGAGGCAGGGCAGTTATGGAAAGAAGACGACTCTTGCCTCCGTTGGCTAGACCGGCAACCCGTCGGCTCGGTTGTGTATATGGCATTTGGAAGTACCACCAACTTTAGCCAGGAACAGTTTGAGGAGATTGCCATGGGGATGGAGCTTACAGAGCGGCCATTCTTGTGGGTGGTGAGGCAAGGAACAGAACACCAGCTTCCAGAGGATTTTAAAGGGAAAAATGGGAAGATAGTGAGTTGGGTTTCTCAGCAAAAGGTGTTAAACCACCCCTCCATTGGAGTTTTTATGAGCCATTGTGGGTGGAATTCTGTAATAGAAGGAGTCAGTAGTGGATTGCCGTTTCTTTGTTGGCCTTATATGGGAGACCATTTTCTGAACATGAAATACATTACTGAGATTTGGAGGGTTGGAATTGGGTTTGAAAGCAATGGGATTGTTACTCGTTGGGAAATCAAGAAGAAAGCGGAGTTAATAGCAGGGGATGAAGAGATCAAAGCTAGAAGCAAAGTTCTTGCAGAACAAATTAAAAAGTGTTTGGAAGTACCTCATGGTCATTCTGCTGTCAATTTCGATCGACTTGTTAGATGGATCAAGCAAGAAGATGATGTTGCTGTTTAG